Genomic DNA from Desulfuromonas versatilis:
CCGAGGAATATTTATACCTACCTTGGCAGCAGTGCCGACCTGACGGCCACCAGCAATCGGTTCACCATCGGCAACGCCGGGGTAACGACCGCATTGCTGGACGTGGCCGACGCCACGGAAAGGAAGAACCTGATCAGCTTCCTGCACGGTATCGACGCCTACGACGACGATGCCGACACCCTCACCAATGAAAAGCGCCAATGGCCGATGGGGGACATCCTTCACTCCAAGCCGCTGATCGTGAACTATGAAAAATATGCGTTCTCCGCCAGTAGTGAGGCCGACTGCAGCCAGAACAAGACCTACATTTTCGTCGGCGCCAACGACGGAATGCTGCATGCCTTCCGCGATTGCGACGGAAAAGAGGCGTGGGGTTTCATTCCCCCGGGGCTGCTCCCCAATCTCAGGCATCTGCGAGAGAATTCCCACACCTACTTCGTCGATGGCACCCCGGTGGCGTATATCCATGATGCCGACAACGACGGCAACATCGAGGCCGCCAACGGGGACAAGGTGATAATGATCTTCGGCACCCGCAGGGGGGGAGGCCTCGATACTCTCCCGGCCAGCGGCCCCCGCGGAGCCTATTACGCGCTGGACGTCACCAACCCGGCCAGCCCTCAATTCATGTGGCGTCTCGACAGTGACAATCTCATCAAACCCGGGGCTACGGCGGCCAGCTCGGGATTGGGGGAACTCGGCGAAACCTGGAGTCAGCCGCGGCTGGGAAAGGTCAAGATCGGCAGTGCCCAGAAAGTGGTAGCCTTCATCGGAGCCGGGTATGACAACAATGAGGACCTGCGGTTCGGCAGCACCCAGACATTCCCAACCGGTACCACCGCTACGACCAACGTCTCCTTGCCGACCGGCGATTTTCTCAACGGCAAAAGCAGCGATGGCGGATCAGCGGTGAATTCCCGCGGACGAGGGATTTATGTCATCGAGGTGGCCGAATTGTCCGGCACCCCGGGAAGCTTTGTCCCCAGCTTCTCCAACTCCGGAACCAAGGTCTGGGGGTACACCCATGCCGAGAACTCGGCCATGGCATTTTCCATCCCGTCGGATCTCCTGACGCTCGACCGGAACTATGACGGATTTATCGACCGGATCTATGTCGGGGATACGGGCGGCAACATGTGGAAATTCAATGTGGGCAACAGCTCCACAGGCCTCTGGACGGCGGCGAAAATCTTCAGTTCCAACCCAGGGATCGAAGACACCCCCACCAACGGCCGGAAGATATTCTACAAGCCCGAGGCCTTGGTGACGGACCATGACACCACTCTTCTCTATTTCGGTACCGGCGATCGCGCCCACCCGCAGAACTATCTCGACCCCGGCGCCTCCGGGGCAGTGGTTGATCGCCTCTATGCCCTCAGGGACACCGATAACGATACCAACCTGCTCAAACCGACGGTTTTGACGGAAACCAACCTGGTAGACGTGACCACCAACCAACTTCAGCAGGACTTCGCCGATCCCGACGATACAACCTTTGCGACCATTTACAATCAGCTTTACAACGACCCGACCAAATACGGCTGGTTCATCCGCCTCGATACCTACGGCGGGGAAAAGTCCCTGGCCACCGCCTCGGTGTTCAATAACGTGGCGCTTTACACCACCTATACGCCAAATGTCGTCGCCAACGTGGATCCCTGCTCGCCAGGCAACCCGGGGACGGCCAGAATTTATGCGGTGAACCCCAAAACCGGCGAGGCGGTTTTCAACTTCTTTACTGAGACCGGGACCGACCAGTACGGAGAGGATCAGGCTGCCTCCACCAATGAGCGCTCCCTGAGAGAAGATGATGCCGGCAATCCCTTCGTATTGAGGAGAGCCGATCGCCACAAGACCATCGGCGGCGGCATCCCCACCGATCCCGTATATACCGACGGATCGGTTCTGATCGGATCGGACGCCTCTTTCCCCAAAATCGATGTGGACAAGAGCGGTGCTATCTTCCCCATTTACTGGATGCAGTGGTAAAAGGCCGATGTGCTTGATAGACCCACCGGGGGGGGGGCAGGATAGGACCGCGATGCTATTGACAAGGAAGAGATTGAGATGATCGGAATGAAAAACTGCGCGGTTTGCCTGGGACTGATCTCTTTGCTTAGCATTGCCCCGGGTTGCGGGAAAAGTGGGGAGAGCCAGACCGAATCAGCGAAGGCCAGTTCATCCGAGGTGCCGGTAGTCAGTTCCCCCCCTGGCTCCCTCTCGGTTTCTATCCAGCCCGACAGGCCAACCGCGAGTCGGGGATTGCGGGCGGTGGTGTCTGGCGTAGCCGGGCAGCGTACCTACCGCTGGAAAAAGAACGGGGTATTGATTGCCGGCGCTTCCGAGGCTGCACTACCAGGGGATAATTTCAAAAAGGGGGATTTGCTGGAAGTCTCTGTCGATGCAGGCGAACTGACAGGAGCGGCCCAGGTGGTGATCGACAACAGTCCGCCAAAGATCCGGTCGTTGCCATTCAGCCCGGCCTATGTCTGCCGGGGACAAGACCTGGTGGTTGCGCCCGAAGTTGAAGACATGGACGGCGATCCGATCTCTCTGACCTTCACCTGGAGTATTAATGGTGAGGAACACCCCTGGGAAAAGTCATCCACCCTCCCCGGAGAAGTGTTCAAGCGGGGAGACCGGATTTCCCTCGCTGTCGTGGCCAGTGACCCAGAGGGGGAAGGCCCGGTTTTCAAAAGCGGCGAAATCGAGGTCGGAAATGCCCCTCCGAAGTTTGTCTCGAATCCGCCCAGGGAGCTTTCTTCGTCGCTCTATTCCTATCGGGCGGTGGTTGAAGACCCGGACGGAGATGCCGTATCCTACTCGCTGGAGGCGGCTCCTCAAGGAATGGAAATAGACCAGGCGACGGGTCAGCTGCTTTGGGCGATCGGCCCGGAACACACCGGGGAGCACAGCGTAAAAATCAAGGCCACCGATAGCTTGGGCATGTGGGCCGCGCAAGAGTTTTCCCTCAGCATCACGTTCGGGGATCAGCTATGAAATTTTTTCGATCGGAACAGGGTTTTTCATTCATTGAGCTTGCGGTATCCTTGGCGATTCTAGCCATTTTGCTGGCCGTGGCCTATCCATCCTATTCGGCATGGCGACAGAATGCCGGTTACAAACAGGCGGCCCGGGAGCTGGCTCTGATTATGCGGGATGCACGGTCGCGGGCTATA
This window encodes:
- a CDS encoding pilus assembly protein yields the protein MRKIALVVAMVFGALPVFHSTAMGGPDKYLGDTAIYSGSSQYLKPNVLLVIDNNRAMDATTSTARAYTSADYPVTGSKTSGQVYKSTSLGHYTSFQPLSVIQTNCPAEYQQLWETGFAFGYLDNYRNGCVKKNKNDSPGNFYLGDKLNYEDSSPTSDQTAIAQVQEAVIFAANATKEYVKFGAMVFGGNNKGGSVWYKVADISAQTFNGSSAFEQSINAIDDNLVTGNHQPLGELVWDAGTYLGGRYGTDSITDNSHLPGPYPSPMEESCQKNIIIAIAMGGAVGEKFLDDKIGDIGLPPDSNVLVDDAAKYLAENDLHPTLDGDQYAKTTIIQVFNTETPILQKAANKYNGQGKYYNVRDKDELVQAILDSIGNAVREANTGFVAPVVPASPENRTFSGKRIYLGFFYPQSEKPWWGNLKKFGLDGDSGITSVDGSSATNPDGGFKSSARSYWSTEDDSGEVDKGGLGGVLKARNIVPTNVAASDPLTTATEPRNIYTYLGSSADLTATSNRFTIGNAGVTTALLDVADATERKNLISFLHGIDAYDDDADTLTNEKRQWPMGDILHSKPLIVNYEKYAFSASSEADCSQNKTYIFVGANDGMLHAFRDCDGKEAWGFIPPGLLPNLRHLRENSHTYFVDGTPVAYIHDADNDGNIEAANGDKVIMIFGTRRGGGLDTLPASGPRGAYYALDVTNPASPQFMWRLDSDNLIKPGATAASSGLGELGETWSQPRLGKVKIGSAQKVVAFIGAGYDNNEDLRFGSTQTFPTGTTATTNVSLPTGDFLNGKSSDGGSAVNSRGRGIYVIEVAELSGTPGSFVPSFSNSGTKVWGYTHAENSAMAFSIPSDLLTLDRNYDGFIDRIYVGDTGGNMWKFNVGNSSTGLWTAAKIFSSNPGIEDTPTNGRKIFYKPEALVTDHDTTLLYFGTGDRAHPQNYLDPGASGAVVDRLYALRDTDNDTNLLKPTVLTETNLVDVTTNQLQQDFADPDDTTFATIYNQLYNDPTKYGWFIRLDTYGGEKSLATASVFNNVALYTTYTPNVVANVDPCSPGNPGTARIYAVNPKTGEAVFNFFTETGTDQYGEDQAASTNERSLREDDAGNPFVLRRADRHKTIGGGIPTDPVYTDGSVLIGSDASFPKIDVDKSGAIFPIYWMQW
- a CDS encoding putative Ig domain-containing protein — encoded protein: MIGMKNCAVCLGLISLLSIAPGCGKSGESQTESAKASSSEVPVVSSPPGSLSVSIQPDRPTASRGLRAVVSGVAGQRTYRWKKNGVLIAGASEAALPGDNFKKGDLLEVSVDAGELTGAAQVVIDNSPPKIRSLPFSPAYVCRGQDLVVAPEVEDMDGDPISLTFTWSINGEEHPWEKSSTLPGEVFKRGDRISLAVVASDPEGEGPVFKSGEIEVGNAPPKFVSNPPRELSSSLYSYRAVVEDPDGDAVSYSLEAAPQGMEIDQATGQLLWAIGPEHTGEHSVKIKATDSLGMWAAQEFSLSITFGDQL